The Rhodanobacter sp. LX-99 genome segment CCGGACAGCCACACCATCCCGACCGTGGTCGCCAGCAGCCACAGGCACCACCACGGCAGGCCCAGCGCCAGCGTGCTGTAGAAGCGGAAGCGCCGCAGCTGGGCCAGCCGCCGCTGCAGCACCAGTACCGGCGCATCGAACAGATAGATGCGGCTGAGCAGAAACAGCTGTGTGGCCGTGGACCAGATCGCGGCGATGCCGTAGGCATGCAGCAGCAGGCCGATCACCAGCAGGTGCATGGTGTGCCGATGATCGACCCAGAACGAGGCCACGAACACCACGAAGGCGAGCCACGCCGCGATCTCCATCGCTTGCCACAACAGGCTCCAGCGCATCGACGCGCGGGTCTTTTCCATCCGCCGCTCGCGGAAATCCTGGCGCAGCAGCGCCTCCATGCCGTCCTGGCGCAGGTCCATGCGCGCCCATGCCTGTTTCATCTCGTCCAGTTCCATCGTCATGCTCCGGTGGCCTGCGCAGCGATCATCTGCCCGCGCAGCTTCTGCTTGATGCGACCGAGCTTGGTCGCCACGTTGGTTTCGCTGATGCCGAGCACGTCGGCGATCTCGGCGTAGCTGCGGTCTTCCAGGTACAGCAGGATCAACGCGCGGTTCAGCGGATCGAGCTGGCCGATGAAGGCGTACAGCGCGGCCAGTCGTTCGTCCTGTTCGGCGATCGGTTCGCCACCGCCCACGGTTTCCAGGTGATGCGTGTCCAACGGTTCGAAACGGTCGGCATCGGGCCAGCGCCGCGCTTGCGAGATCGCCACGTTCAGCGCGATGCGGTACATCCAGGTGGAGAACTTCGCCCGCGCCGGGTCGTAGCCGCCGAACGAACGCCACAGCTGCGCGCCGATCTCCTGCACCAGGTCGTCGCGATCGGCCGCGCTGCGGCTGTACAGGCCGGCCACCTTGAACACGATCCCGCGATGCTCGTGCAGCAGCGACTCGAAACGTTGCTGATGTTGTCTGCCGGTCATGGACGCCTGCTTCCTCGCGGTTCACCCCATGATTCGCAGGGTACGGAAAATAATCACAGGGCATGCGGCACGGCAGCGGCAGGTTCCGAACCTCGATGGGGAGGTGGCGAACCGCGGCGAGGAGGTTCCGCGGGTCGAGCGGGAGGTTCGCCAGGCCGACGGGGAGCTCGTCGGGGTCGGTCCGTCGGTCGGCAACCCCGGCGAGGACGTGGCGGAGGTCGGCGAGGAGGTTCGGAAGGTCGACGAGGATGTAGCGAAGCGCAGCGCCGGGGTAGCGAACCGCGCTGCCGCGGTAGCGCAGGTCCGTGCCGACCTGCAAAGCCCCGGCGGCGCGGTCGGCGACCGCCCCGCCGGGGTTCGCGACTCAGGCCGCCGCCGGTTCCGGCGCCGCACGGTTGCCGCGCGGGCCGGGGAATCGCTGGCGCAGGTCGTCGTACACGTCCTGCGCGCCGTCACGGCCGCGGTGGGCCGCCTCGCGCACGCTCTGGTAGTAGGCCAGGTCGGCCATCCACACCTCGCTGGCCACCAACTGCAACGTGTCGTTCACGCTGGCGGCCAGCGTCTGCAGCTCCGCCGCGAAGCGCAGCAGTTGGCTGCGCAGGGCGCGATCCTTCTGCACCTCGGCCAGATCCACGAAACCCGGCACGAACTGCGCCCGGTTCGCCATGTAGGTCACGCACTTCTCGTCGAAACCCACCGACTTCGGCCCCAGCCGCGGCAAAGCCTGCCGCTCCTGCGCCGCCAGCGTCACCAGAAACGGCAGCGCCGCGCGGATCGCCGCCAGCGCATCCTGCACCGAAGTCACCTGCTCGTCCGACAGCACCGCCGAAATTCGATTGTCATTGGACATGGGAACACTCCTTGTTACGTCGCAAGCCGCCGGATTGACGGCGCGAGGAGGGTAGCAACCGGCCGCTGCGGGCTTGGGACGCGATGTCGTGTAGGTAATGGACGACGCCGTACCGCGATGACGCTGGCGGCGGTCTTCGCCTCGACTATCCCGGAACGGCAAGAGCTTTCGTCCTCCTTCGGAGGGCGAGTCACTTTCTCTTTGGTTACTTTCTCTTTGAGCCGCAAAGAGAAAGTAACTCGGGCGCCGCAGGCGCACGAAAGCTCTTGCTCTGCCTGCAGGCTCCGCCGCAGACATGATGGATGAAGTGCGATGCCTGCCTTCGCAGGCATGACGAGTATGAGAGGGGCGCTGCTGAGGGCCAGCCGCCGCAGACATGACGGACGAAGTGCGATGCCTGCCTTCGCAGGCATGACGAGTATGAGAGGGCGCTGCGGCGGGCCGGCCGCCGCAGACATGACGGATGAAGTGCGATGCCTGCCTTCGCAGGCATGACGGGTGTGGAAGGGTGCTGCGGCGGGCGGGCCTTCGACCGAAATGACGACTGTGGGAAGGTAACGCCGCGCTGGAACCTCGTGCCCGGGCGCAGCACAACCGCCCTCGCCTACAATGCGGACGATCCCACCGCCACGGACCACTTCATGCCCCGCCTGCGCGTCAAACGCTATCTGCTGACTGGCCTGCTCACCTTCATTCCGCTGTGGGTGACCTGGCTGGTGTTCAAGTTCGTGCTGGGGCTGCTGGCCGGGATCGGCGCGCCGATGGTGGCCGGGCTGCTGAACGCGCTGGCGCTGGTGGCGCCGCACACTGCGGAATCGCTGAAGATGGAGTGGCTGACCTTCATCGTGGCGCTGCTGGTGACGCTGGCGGCGCTGTACCTGCTCGGTTTCATCGCCAACCGGGTGATCGGCCAGCGCTTCCTCGACGCGTTCGACGGCCTGCTGGCGCGCATTCCGCTGGTGCAGACGATCTACGGCGGCACCAAGAAGCTGATGGCGGTGCTGCAGAACAAGCCGTCCGGGGTGCAGCGCGTGGTGCTGGTGGATTTCCCGCGCAAGGGCATGAAGGTGGTCGGCTTCGTCACCCGGGTGATGATCGAGGAGGGCAGCGGCCGCGAGATGGCGGCGGTGTACATCCCGACCACGCCGAACCCCACCGGCGGCTACCTGGAAGTGGTGCCGCTGGACGAACTCACGCCGACCGACTGGACGATGGACCAGGCGATGGCTTTCATCATTTCCGGCGGCGCGGTGGCGCCCGATACGCTGCCCGCCTCGCCTGCGCTGCCGCGCCGCGACGAAACCGGGAACCCTGCATGAGCCTGCGCCGCGTCGTGTTGTCCCTCCTGTTTGGCGTTGCCGTCACGTCCGCCCATGCGACTGGCCCGGACGCGACCGACTGGATCACTCCGGCTGAAGCCGCCCACTTCCGCACCACGC includes the following:
- a CDS encoding sigma-70 family RNA polymerase sigma factor — encoded protein: MTGRQHQQRFESLLHEHRGIVFKVAGLYSRSAADRDDLVQEIGAQLWRSFGGYDPARAKFSTWMYRIALNVAISQARRWPDADRFEPLDTHHLETVGGGEPIAEQDERLAALYAFIGQLDPLNRALILLYLEDRSYAEIADVLGISETNVATKLGRIKQKLRGQMIAAQATGA
- a CDS encoding DUF502 domain-containing protein, which codes for MPRLRVKRYLLTGLLTFIPLWVTWLVFKFVLGLLAGIGAPMVAGLLNALALVAPHTAESLKMEWLTFIVALLVTLAALYLLGFIANRVIGQRFLDAFDGLLARIPLVQTIYGGTKKLMAVLQNKPSGVQRVVLVDFPRKGMKVVGFVTRVMIEEGSGREMAAVYIPTTPNPTGGYLEVVPLDELTPTDWTMDQAMAFIISGGAVAPDTLPASPALPRRDETGNPA